One region of Oxalobacteraceae bacterium OTU3CAMAD1 genomic DNA includes:
- the pbpC gene encoding penicillin-binding protein 1C, with product MRLSLAFALALAGAAHAAGPVEAATQDVPTPEQVRAGYRSSEAALLDRHGEPVQSLRVDMAVRRLPWVELKDISPALPGAILQAEDQRFYQHDGVDWSAAAKAAWDNLFRSRPRGASTITMQLAALLHPDLRPSAKGRSWGQKWDQIKAARQLDATWSKQQIIEAYLNLVSYRGELQGVGAASRILFGKAPSGLNQSESVILASLLRGPSASPKIVSQRACALGRELRMPATCSDIELRILVALGRPQLAVDLPPAPQVAQQLLTGGGQSIRSTLDGELQRYAQTVLRQQLMSLQGRNVHDGAVVVLDNASGDILAYVGNAGDGEVDGVAALRQAGSTLKPFLYELAIERKLITAASLMDDTAIDISTPSGLYVPQNYDKDFKGYVSVRTSLASSLNVPAVRTLVMTGLERFHERLRDVGLSSLTQSADFYGYSLALGSAEVSLLDLSNAYRVLANGGMAGPVRLSLTGAPMQAPRRVLDERASFVVGDILADRGARSLTFGLKNELATTFWSAVKTGTSKDMRDNWCVGYTDRYTVGVWVGNFDGQPMWDVSGVTGAAPVWRDVVDYLHRGRPGGAPKAPPGVARQQIVYQPALETARGEWFLAGTESPVVALVGDAGRAPKILYPADTGIIALDPDIPRRIERVFFHAQGGRGLKWRLDGKPLGGADADYAWHPVAGQHELALVDEEDKVVASNRFQVRGNTEPTLSPR from the coding sequence ATGAGATTGAGCCTGGCCTTCGCGCTGGCGCTGGCCGGCGCCGCGCATGCCGCCGGTCCGGTGGAGGCGGCGACGCAGGACGTGCCGACGCCGGAGCAGGTGCGCGCCGGCTACCGCTCGTCCGAGGCGGCGCTGCTGGACCGCCATGGCGAGCCGGTACAGTCGCTGCGCGTCGACATGGCGGTGCGCCGGCTGCCATGGGTGGAGTTGAAGGATATCTCCCCCGCGCTGCCAGGCGCCATTTTGCAGGCGGAGGACCAGCGCTTCTATCAACACGATGGCGTCGACTGGAGCGCCGCCGCCAAGGCGGCCTGGGATAACCTGTTCCGCAGCCGGCCGCGCGGCGCGTCCACCATCACCATGCAGTTGGCCGCTTTGCTGCATCCGGATCTACGGCCGAGCGCCAAGGGCCGCAGCTGGGGCCAGAAGTGGGACCAGATCAAGGCCGCGCGCCAGCTCGACGCCACCTGGAGCAAGCAGCAGATCATCGAAGCGTATCTGAACCTGGTGTCGTATCGCGGCGAACTGCAAGGCGTCGGCGCGGCGTCGCGCATCTTGTTTGGCAAGGCGCCGTCGGGCCTGAACCAGTCCGAGTCGGTGATACTCGCCAGCCTGCTGCGCGGGCCGTCGGCATCGCCCAAGATCGTCTCGCAGCGCGCCTGCGCGCTGGGGCGCGAGCTGAGGATGCCCGCGACCTGCAGCGATATCGAGCTGCGTATCCTGGTCGCGTTGGGGCGCCCGCAGTTGGCGGTCGATCTGCCACCGGCGCCGCAGGTCGCGCAGCAGTTGCTGACCGGTGGCGGGCAGTCGATCCGCAGCACGCTCGATGGGGAGCTGCAGCGGTATGCGCAGACCGTCCTGCGCCAGCAGTTGATGTCCCTGCAAGGGCGTAACGTCCACGATGGCGCGGTGGTGGTGCTCGACAACGCCAGCGGCGACATCCTGGCCTACGTTGGCAATGCCGGCGACGGCGAGGTCGATGGCGTGGCGGCGCTGCGGCAGGCTGGATCGACGCTGAAACCGTTTTTGTACGAGCTGGCGATCGAGCGCAAGCTGATCACCGCCGCCTCGCTGATGGACGACACGGCGATCGATATCTCCACGCCCTCCGGCCTGTATGTCCCGCAGAATTACGACAAGGATTTCAAGGGCTATGTCAGCGTGCGCACCAGCCTTGCCAGTTCGTTGAACGTGCCGGCGGTGCGCACTTTGGTGATGACGGGATTGGAGCGCTTTCACGAGCGGCTGCGCGACGTAGGCCTGAGCAGTTTGACGCAGTCGGCGGATTTCTACGGCTATTCGCTGGCGCTGGGTTCCGCCGAGGTGTCGTTGCTGGACTTGAGCAACGCCTACCGCGTGCTGGCCAATGGCGGCATGGCGGGGCCGGTGCGGCTGTCGTTGACCGGTGCGCCGATGCAGGCGCCGCGCCGCGTGCTCGATGAGCGCGCCAGTTTCGTCGTCGGCGATATTCTGGCCGACCGGGGTGCGCGCAGCCTGACCTTCGGCTTGAAGAACGAACTGGCCACCACCTTCTGGAGCGCGGTCAAAACCGGAACCAGCAAGGATATGCGCGACAACTGGTGTGTGGGTTACACAGACCGCTACACGGTCGGGGTTTGGGTCGGCAATTTCGACGGCCAGCCGATGTGGGATGTCTCAGGGGTGACGGGGGCGGCGCCGGTGTGGCGCGATGTGGTCGATTATTTGCATCGCGGCCGGCCGGGCGGCGCGCCCAAAGCACCGCCCGGCGTGGCGCGCCAGCAGATCGTGTATCAGCCTGCGCTGGAGACGGCGCGCGGTGAATGGTTCTTGGCCGGGACGGAAAGCCCGGTCGTCGCGCTGGTAGGCGACGCCGGACGGGCGCCGAAGATACTTTACCCGGCCGATACGGGGATTATCGCGCTCGATCCGGATATCCCGAGGCGTATCGAGCGGGTGTTTTTCCATGCGCAGGGCGGGCGAGGGCTGAAATGGCGGCTTGACGGCAAGCCGCTGGGCGGTGCGGATGCGGATTACGCGTGGCATCCGGTGGCCGGACAGCACGAGCTGGCGCTGGTGGACGAGGAGGACAAAGTCGTCGCCAGTAACCGCTTCCAAGTTCGTGGCAACACCGAGCCAACCCTATCCCCTCGATAA
- a CDS encoding Bax inhibitor-1/YccA family protein, giving the protein MINMEKTYDLSAGSRRAVQHNVLRNTYWLLALSMIPTVFGAALGVSLHLPLGGGLMALVFLAGAFGFIWAIEKNKDSGVGVALLLGFTFFMGLMLTPLLSRILGFENGGFLIMAAFGGTASVFAVLASIATVSKRDFSGMATWLFAGVIVLILASLANIFLNIPALGIVISVVAIAIFSAYILYDVQQIVNGGETNYISATLRLYLDVYNIFTSLLSLLGIAGGSRE; this is encoded by the coding sequence ATGATTAATATGGAAAAAACTTACGATCTGTCGGCTGGCAGTCGCCGTGCCGTACAGCACAACGTGCTGCGCAATACGTACTGGCTGCTCGCGTTGTCGATGATCCCGACCGTGTTTGGCGCGGCGCTGGGCGTGTCCCTGCACCTGCCGCTGGGCGGCGGTTTGATGGCACTGGTGTTCCTGGCCGGCGCCTTCGGTTTCATCTGGGCGATTGAAAAGAACAAGGATTCCGGCGTGGGCGTGGCCCTGCTGCTGGGCTTCACGTTCTTCATGGGTCTGATGTTGACGCCCCTGCTGTCGCGCATCCTGGGCTTCGAAAACGGTGGCTTCCTGATCATGGCGGCCTTCGGTGGTACGGCGTCGGTGTTCGCGGTGCTGGCATCGATCGCCACGGTCTCCAAGCGTGACTTCTCGGGCATGGCCACGTGGCTGTTCGCCGGTGTCATCGTGCTGATTTTGGCTTCGCTTGCCAACATCTTCCTGAACATCCCGGCACTGGGCATCGTCATCTCGGTGGTGGCGATCGCGATCTTCTCCGCGTACATCCTGTATGACGTGCAGCAGATCGTCAACGGCGGCGAGACCAACTACATCAGCGCCACGCTGCGTTTGTACCTCGACGTGTACAACATCTTCACCAGCCTGTTGTCGCTGCTGGGTATCGCCGGCGGTAGCCGCGAATAA
- the ndk gene encoding nucleoside-diphosphate kinase: protein MAIERTLSIIKPDAVAKNVIGQIYSRFEGAGLKIVAAQMKQLSREEAEGFYAAHKERGFFKDLVDFMVSGPVMIQALEGENAVLKNRELMGATDPKKAEKGTIRADFADSIDANAVHGSDAVEAAAVEIAYFFGK, encoded by the coding sequence ATGGCAATCGAACGCACCCTGTCGATCATCAAACCAGACGCAGTTGCAAAAAACGTTATCGGCCAAATCTACAGCCGTTTCGAAGGCGCTGGCCTGAAGATCGTTGCTGCTCAAATGAAGCAGCTGTCGCGTGAAGAGGCTGAAGGTTTCTACGCTGCGCACAAAGAGCGCGGCTTCTTCAAGGACCTGGTCGACTTCATGGTCTCGGGCCCAGTCATGATCCAGGCACTGGAAGGCGAAAACGCCGTCCTGAAAAACCGCGAACTGATGGGCGCTACCGATCCTAAGAAGGCAGAAAAAGGCACCATCCGTGCTGACTTCGCCGATTCGATCGACGCTAACGCCGTTCACGGTTCCGACGCTGTCGAAGCCGCTGCAGTTGAAATTGCCTACTTCTTCGGCAAGTAA
- the rlmN gene encoding 23S rRNA (adenine(2503)-C(2))-methyltransferase RlmN, with amino-acid sequence MGTTLNAPLTNLLDFDPAQLIAYCAELGEKPFRAKQLQRWIHQFGASDFDAMTDLAKSLRDKLKTRAHVTAPAIISDHTSTDGTRKWLVDVGNGNAVETVFIPEENRGTLCISTQAGCAVNCRFCSTGKQGFSRNLSVGEIIGQLWMAEFELRRTKGIEPGPKGERQITNVVMMGMGEPLLNFEPTATALKLMLDDNAYGLSRRRVTLSTSGVVPMMDKLSQEVPVALAVSLHASNDELRSSLIPLNKKYPLKELMAACKRYLEFAPRDFITFEYCMLDGVNDSDENARELIALVQDRQFGVNCKFNLIPFNPFPESGLLRSKNPRIKAFAQILVDAGIVTTIRKTRGDDIDAACGQLAGEVQDRTKVAQRMEKMAEYQQKFGANFGKIVEITS; translated from the coding sequence ATGGGTACAACCTTGAACGCACCTCTGACCAACTTGCTGGACTTCGATCCCGCGCAGCTCATCGCTTATTGCGCCGAGTTGGGGGAGAAGCCGTTCCGCGCCAAGCAACTGCAACGCTGGATCCATCAATTCGGCGCGTCGGACTTCGACGCCATGACCGATCTGGCCAAGTCGCTGCGCGACAAACTGAAAACCCGCGCCCACGTCACGGCGCCCGCCATCATCAGCGACCACACGTCCACCGACGGCACGCGCAAATGGCTGGTCGACGTCGGCAACGGCAACGCGGTCGAAACCGTGTTCATCCCGGAAGAAAACCGTGGCACGCTGTGCATTTCCACCCAGGCCGGCTGCGCCGTCAACTGCCGCTTCTGCTCGACGGGCAAGCAGGGTTTCAGCCGCAACCTGAGCGTCGGCGAGATCATCGGCCAGCTGTGGATGGCCGAGTTCGAACTGCGCCGCACCAAGGGCATCGAGCCGGGTCCGAAGGGCGAGCGCCAGATCACCAACGTCGTCATGATGGGCATGGGCGAGCCGCTGCTGAACTTCGAGCCGACCGCCACCGCCCTCAAGCTGATGCTCGATGATAACGCCTACGGCCTGTCGCGCCGCCGCGTGACCCTGTCGACGTCCGGCGTGGTGCCGATGATGGACAAGCTGTCGCAGGAAGTGCCGGTGGCGCTGGCGGTGTCGCTGCACGCGTCCAACGACGAGCTGCGCAGCAGCCTGATCCCGCTGAACAAAAAGTACCCGCTCAAGGAACTGATGGCCGCCTGCAAGCGCTATCTGGAGTTCGCCCCACGCGACTTCATTACCTTCGAGTACTGCATGCTCGACGGCGTCAACGACAGCGACGAGAACGCCCGCGAACTGATCGCGCTGGTGCAGGACCGCCAGTTCGGCGTCAACTGCAAATTCAACCTGATTCCGTTCAATCCGTTCCCGGAATCCGGCCTGCTGCGCTCGAAGAACCCGCGCATCAAGGCGTTCGCCCAGATCCTGGTCGACGCCGGCATCGTCACCACCATCCGCAAGACGCGCGGCGACGATATCGACGCCGCCTGCGGCCAGTTGGCCGGCGAAGTCCAGGACCGCACCAAGGTGGCGCAGCGGATGGAAAAGATGGCCGAGTACCAGCAAAAGTTCGGCGCCAATTTCGGCAAGATCGTGGAGATCACTTCCTGA
- the pilW gene encoding type IV pilus biogenesis/stability protein PilW, whose translation MTLLAQRSRRLVALGLIPALAGTLAGCASGPERGNSGQAELTTASDQTGVQRKVEIRMQLAVGYYEQGQYTFALDEVKMALVADPQYADGYGMRGLIYQAMGENGLAEDNFVRARKLAPGNPDLANNYGSFLCQNGRVAEAMPLFDTALGNRIYRSPASAANNAGSCALKTKDYASAERYLLQALQLTPDLPATNANLARVYFEKRDYVRANFFITRLNKVAKMESLTADVLWLGIKVQHKVGDKGAEAAWATQLRRHHPGSTEYAAYQRGAFDE comes from the coding sequence ATGACGCTCCTGGCGCAGCGTAGCCGGCGGCTCGTCGCGCTCGGGTTGATTCCGGCGCTGGCGGGGACGTTGGCCGGTTGCGCCTCGGGGCCGGAACGCGGCAACAGCGGCCAGGCCGAGCTGACCACCGCGTCCGACCAGACCGGCGTCCAGCGCAAGGTCGAGATCCGCATGCAGCTGGCGGTCGGCTATTACGAGCAGGGCCAGTACACGTTCGCGCTTGACGAGGTCAAGATGGCGCTGGTGGCCGATCCGCAGTACGCCGACGGCTACGGCATGCGCGGCCTGATTTATCAGGCCATGGGGGAGAACGGCCTGGCCGAGGATAACTTTGTCCGCGCGCGCAAACTCGCGCCGGGCAATCCGGATCTGGCCAACAATTATGGTTCTTTCCTGTGCCAGAACGGCCGGGTGGCGGAGGCGATGCCGCTGTTTGACACCGCGCTGGGCAACCGCATCTATCGTTCGCCGGCGTCGGCCGCGAACAACGCCGGGTCCTGCGCGCTGAAGACCAAGGATTACGCCAGCGCGGAGCGTTATCTGCTGCAAGCCTTGCAGTTGACGCCCGACCTGCCGGCCACCAACGCCAATCTGGCGCGGGTATATTTTGAAAAGCGCGATTATGTGCGCGCCAATTTCTTCATAACCCGTCTGAACAAGGTGGCAAAGATGGAGAGCCTGACGGCCGATGTGCTGTGGCTCGGGATTAAGGTGCAGCATAAGGTGGGCGATAAGGGGGCTGAAGCTGCTTGGGCGACGCAATTGCGCCGCCACCACCCCGGCTCGACCGAATATGCTGCTTATCAACGTGGGGCGTTTGATGAGTGA
- a CDS encoding DUF4115 domain-containing protein, with translation MNSEWAEPPKKDQGSTSLATPGAQLAAQREAMGMSVEQIADQLKLAPRQVVALEAGDYASLPNMAVVRGFVRAYAKVVKLDPTPLVAMIAVISPTSPEAAPPRTQRAAEFSESRFPLMTDRSSGRGGWMVGAVVVAAALIGGGVYAYQSGLISTSMFERASGDPAASAVTELPKPIDSTMPLETTLVKPGQETTTLQSPNVPLISVPPPGASTNPADAASAPAGAPAPAAATTTTAPATGAPAAQVLPPAASPAAATGTQLVLEVTADSWVEIRRPGTKPLISRLVKAGSTETFDIKDPALLIVGKPDGVKATLGGAPLALPPVAGGTISRVNIK, from the coding sequence ATGAATTCAGAGTGGGCAGAACCGCCGAAAAAAGACCAGGGCAGCACCAGCCTGGCCACGCCCGGAGCACAACTGGCCGCCCAGCGCGAAGCGATGGGCATGTCGGTGGAACAGATCGCCGACCAGCTCAAGCTGGCGCCGCGCCAGGTCGTCGCGCTGGAAGCGGGCGATTACGCCTCCTTGCCAAATATGGCGGTGGTGCGTGGTTTCGTCCGCGCCTACGCCAAGGTGGTCAAGCTGGACCCGACGCCGCTGGTGGCGATGATCGCGGTGATCTCCCCGACCAGTCCCGAGGCCGCGCCACCGCGCACGCAACGGGCCGCCGAGTTTTCGGAGTCGCGCTTCCCGCTGATGACCGACCGTTCGTCCGGCCGTGGCGGCTGGATGGTGGGCGCCGTCGTGGTGGCCGCCGCGTTGATCGGCGGCGGCGTGTACGCCTACCAGAGCGGTTTGATTTCGACCTCGATGTTCGAGCGCGCCAGCGGTGACCCCGCCGCCAGCGCCGTGACCGAGCTGCCCAAGCCGATCGATTCGACCATGCCGCTGGAGACGACCCTGGTCAAGCCGGGCCAGGAAACGACGACGCTGCAGTCGCCGAATGTGCCGCTGATTTCGGTGCCGCCGCCAGGCGCGTCGACCAATCCTGCCGACGCTGCGAGCGCGCCGGCAGGCGCCCCCGCACCAGCCGCCGCGACGACGACCACCGCGCCAGCGACCGGCGCGCCGGCCGCGCAGGTGCTGCCGCCCGCCGCCTCTCCGGCAGCGGCGACCGGCACGCAGCTGGTGCTGGAAGTGACGGCCGATTCGTGGGTGGAGATTCGCCGTCCCGGCACCAAGCCGCTGATTTCGCGCCTGGTCAAGGCGGGCAGCACCGAGACCTTCGATATCAAGGATCCGGCGCTGCTGATCGTCGGTAAACCTGACGGGGTGAAGGCTACTTTGGGCGGCGCGCCACTGGCGCTGCCACCGGTCGCCGGGGGCACGATCTCCCGCGTGAATATCAAGTAA
- the ispG gene encoding flavodoxin-dependent (E)-4-hydroxy-3-methylbut-2-enyl-diphosphate synthase: MSSTQTAIPSGPSNRRASRSVLVAHGQRKIWVGGDAPVVVQSMTNTDTANAIETAIQIRDLARAGSELVRLTVDRPEAAEAVPYIREQLDKMDVDVPLVGDFHYNGHTLLNDYPECAKALSKYRINPGNVGKGAKRDTQFAQMIEVAARYDKPVRIGVNWGSLDQALLARIMDENAGRAEPWSAQAVMYEALITSAIENAVRAEELGLGRDKIILSCKVSGVQDLIAVYRELAKRCDYPLHLGLTEAGMGSKGIVASTAALSVLLQEGIGDTIRISLTPEPGGDRTKEVVVGQEILQTMGLRKFTPMVIACPGCGRTTSTTFQELADNIQTYLRDSMPEWKKTYPGVEAMNVAVMGCIVNGPGESKHANIGISLPGTGESPAAPVFVDGAKFATLRGERIVEEFQEIVLNYVKNNYGKQPAAV, translated from the coding sequence ATGTCATCTACGCAAACAGCTATTCCTTCGGGACCGTCGAATCGCCGCGCCAGCCGCAGCGTGCTGGTCGCGCACGGCCAGCGCAAGATCTGGGTCGGCGGCGACGCGCCCGTGGTGGTGCAGTCGATGACCAACACCGACACCGCCAACGCGATCGAGACGGCGATCCAGATCCGCGACCTGGCGCGCGCCGGCTCGGAGCTGGTGCGCCTGACGGTGGACCGTCCGGAGGCCGCCGAGGCGGTGCCGTACATCCGCGAACAGCTGGACAAGATGGACGTCGACGTGCCGCTGGTGGGCGATTTCCACTACAACGGCCATACGCTGCTGAACGATTATCCCGAGTGCGCCAAGGCGCTGTCGAAGTACCGCATCAACCCGGGCAACGTGGGCAAGGGCGCCAAGCGCGATACGCAGTTCGCGCAGATGATCGAAGTGGCCGCGCGCTACGACAAGCCGGTGCGCATCGGCGTCAACTGGGGCAGCCTGGATCAGGCGCTGCTGGCGCGCATCATGGACGAAAACGCCGGCCGCGCCGAGCCGTGGAGCGCGCAGGCGGTGATGTACGAGGCGCTGATCACCTCCGCCATCGAGAACGCCGTGCGCGCCGAGGAACTGGGCCTGGGCCGCGACAAGATCATCCTGTCGTGTAAAGTCTCGGGCGTGCAGGATTTGATCGCCGTCTACCGCGAGCTGGCCAAGCGCTGCGACTATCCGCTGCACCTGGGCCTGACCGAGGCCGGCATGGGCAGCAAGGGCATCGTCGCCTCGACGGCGGCGCTGTCGGTGCTGCTGCAAGAGGGCATCGGCGACACCATCCGCATCTCGCTGACGCCGGAGCCGGGCGGCGACCGCACCAAGGAAGTGGTGGTCGGCCAGGAGATTTTGCAGACGATGGGCCTGCGCAAATTCACGCCGATGGTGATCGCGTGCCCGGGTTGCGGCCGCACCACCTCGACCACGTTCCAGGAATTGGCCGACAACATCCAGACCTATCTGCGCGACTCGATGCCGGAGTGGAAAAAGACTTATCCGGGCGTGGAGGCGATGAACGTGGCCGTCATGGGCTGCATCGTCAACGGCCCTGGCGAATCGAAACACGCCAACATCGGCATCAGTTTGCCGGGCACCGGCGAATCGCCGGCCGCGCCGGTGTTTGTCGACGGCGCCAAGTTCGCGACCCTGCGCGGTGAGCGCATCGTCGAGGAATTCCAGGAAATCGTACTGAATTACGTGAAGAATAACTACGGCAAGCAGCCGGCCGCAGTGTAA